In Streptomyces sclerotialus, one genomic interval encodes:
- a CDS encoding serine/threonine-protein kinase has translation MDGLKGLTTEDPRTIGAYRLLGRLGTGGMGRVYLARSEGGRTVAVKLVKTELAAEQEFRDRFRAEVAAARRVGGRWTAPVLDADTEADVPWVATGYIAGPALSEVVEGTYGSLPEYGVRRLAYGLASALLDIHGAGLVHRDLKPSNVLLTIDGPRVIDFGIARALDAVSEYTQTQVGMVVGSPSFMSPEQVRGERITPASDVFCLGSVLAYAASGRMPFGSPASGVHAVMFRVAESTPDLDAVPEHLRGLIGGCLAKDPEERPAPEDLISEIGPVSSGGASSPWLPAELIAQLGRHAVRLLDTDTPPSGQPARPGRTTGTGAASVSGPGYVSGSTSVRGGTSVRGGVSVPGGGSVPERAEARTTVLPAGSGTGTGSGPGSAAKPEPVSEPESGGSYGPGSAAPIPGSAAPGPRPTPPRRRWALAVAAVTVALAGAGVAVVAVPALGGSGKGDGGSDIPAAYVGTWTGDVERYGEPTGQQRRFVISRGSVGEVVANSISLGATYECKSDGKLVSVSAGGGLRLDTTVVRSTPEGRCSALGEHHLKPGPKGTLLWSAAGRTATLRPAGHEVVPTAYLGTWERPNADGVGTQVVTIKRTPVGSPAVTIDVRGSGGHCTARADFYSADGKLSVGPSVVQRPAPGCAPSSSSFFRIGGDGTLVREFRGNDKQPRTYTKVR, from the coding sequence GGCGCGGCGGGTGGGCGGCCGCTGGACAGCGCCCGTACTGGACGCCGACACCGAGGCGGACGTCCCGTGGGTGGCGACCGGGTACATCGCGGGCCCGGCGCTGAGCGAGGTCGTGGAGGGCACGTACGGGTCGCTGCCGGAGTACGGCGTCAGACGGCTCGCCTACGGGCTTGCCAGCGCACTGCTCGACATTCACGGTGCCGGCCTGGTGCACCGCGACCTGAAGCCGTCCAACGTGCTGCTGACCATCGACGGTCCGCGGGTCATCGACTTCGGTATCGCGCGGGCGCTGGACGCGGTGAGCGAGTACACCCAGACGCAGGTCGGCATGGTCGTCGGCTCGCCGAGCTTCATGTCGCCCGAGCAGGTGCGCGGTGAACGCATCACGCCCGCGAGCGACGTCTTCTGCCTGGGCTCGGTGCTCGCGTACGCGGCGTCCGGACGGATGCCCTTCGGGTCGCCGGCATCGGGCGTGCACGCGGTGATGTTCCGCGTCGCCGAATCCACGCCCGACCTGGACGCCGTACCGGAGCACCTGCGGGGGCTGATCGGCGGCTGTCTGGCGAAGGACCCGGAGGAGCGGCCGGCACCGGAGGACCTCATCTCGGAGATCGGGCCGGTGAGCAGCGGCGGGGCGAGCTCTCCCTGGTTGCCGGCCGAGCTGATCGCGCAGCTCGGCCGGCACGCCGTACGGCTGCTGGACACGGATACGCCGCCCTCGGGGCAGCCGGCACGTCCGGGACGCACGACCGGGACGGGCGCCGCCTCCGTGTCGGGCCCCGGCTACGTGTCGGGCAGCACCTCGGTACGCGGCGGCACCTCGGTACGCGGCGGCGTCTCCGTACCGGGCGGTGGCTCCGTACCGGAGCGCGCGGAAGCGCGGACGACGGTCCTGCCGGCCGGCTCGGGAACGGGGACGGGATCGGGGCCGGGGTCGGCAGCGAAGCCGGAGCCGGTATCGGAGCCGGAGTCGGGTGGCTCGTACGGTCCCGGGAGCGCCGCGCCCATTCCTGGGAGCGCCGCGCCCGGCCCCAGGCCCACCCCGCCCCGGCGTCGCTGGGCTCTCGCTGTCGCAGCCGTCACCGTGGCGCTCGCCGGTGCCGGTGTGGCGGTGGTGGCCGTGCCCGCGCTGGGCGGCAGCGGGAAGGGCGACGGCGGTTCCGACATCCCGGCCGCCTACGTGGGCACCTGGACCGGCGACGTCGAGCGGTACGGGGAGCCGACGGGGCAGCAGCGGCGGTTCGTGATCTCGCGCGGGTCGGTCGGCGAGGTGGTCGCCAACAGCATCAGCCTCGGCGCCACCTACGAGTGCAAGAGCGACGGGAAGCTGGTCTCCGTATCGGCCGGGGGCGGGCTGCGGCTGGACACCACTGTGGTGCGGTCCACACCCGAAGGGCGCTGTTCGGCGCTGGGCGAGCACCACCTGAAGCCCGGGCCGAAGGGCACCCTCCTGTGGAGCGCGGCGGGCCGTACGGCGACGCTGCGCCCCGCGGGCCACGAGGTGGTCCCCACGGCGTACCTGGGCACCTGGGAGCGCCCCAACGCCGACGGTGTGGGCACCCAGGTGGTGACGATCAAGCGCACCCCGGTGGGCAGCCCCGCCGTGACGATCGACGTACGGGGCAGCGGCGGGCACTGCACGGCCCGCGCGGACTTCTACTCGGCCGACGGGAAGCTGTCCGTCGGCCCCTCCGTGGTGCAGCGCCCCGCCCCCGGGTGCGCGCCCAGCAGTTCGTCCTTCTTCAGGATCGGCGGCGACGGCACCCTGGTGCGCGAGTTCCGCGGCAACGACAAGCAGCCGCGTACCTACACGAAGGTGCGGTGA
- a CDS encoding adenylosuccinate synthase, with amino-acid sequence MPALVLLGAQWGDEGKGKATDLLGGSVDYVVRYQGGNNAGHTVVVGDQKYALHLLPSGILSPGCTPVIGNGVVVDPAVLLSELSGLNERGVDTSKLLISGNAHLITPYNITVDKVTERFLGKRKIGTTGRGIGPTYADKINRTGIRVQDLFDESILLQKVEAALDFKNQVLAKLYNHRAVVAEQVVEEMLGYADQIKGYVADTTLILNDAIDEGKVVLFEGGQGTLLDVDHGTYPFVTSSNPTAGGACTGAGVGPTKINRVIGILKAYTTRVGAGPFPTELFDEDGEALRTIGGERGVTTGRDRRCGWFDAVIARYATRVNGLTDFFLTKLDVLTGWEQIPVCVAYEVDGKRVEELPHNQSDFHHAKPVYEMLPGWSEDITKAKTFAELPKNAQAYVKALEDMSGAPISAIGVGPGRDETIQINSFLD; translated from the coding sequence GTGCCCGCACTTGTGCTGCTCGGTGCTCAGTGGGGTGACGAGGGCAAGGGAAAGGCCACCGACCTGCTCGGTGGGTCCGTCGACTATGTAGTGCGCTACCAGGGCGGCAACAATGCCGGCCACACGGTCGTCGTGGGCGACCAGAAATACGCACTGCACCTGCTCCCTTCCGGGATCCTCTCACCGGGGTGCACCCCGGTGATCGGTAACGGTGTCGTCGTCGACCCGGCGGTCCTGCTCTCCGAGCTGAGCGGACTGAACGAGCGCGGCGTCGACACGTCCAAGCTGCTGATCAGCGGTAACGCCCACCTGATCACGCCGTACAACATCACCGTCGACAAGGTGACGGAGCGCTTCCTCGGCAAGCGCAAGATCGGCACCACGGGCCGCGGCATCGGCCCGACCTACGCCGACAAGATCAACCGCACCGGCATCCGGGTGCAGGACCTGTTCGACGAGTCGATCCTGCTCCAGAAGGTCGAGGCGGCCCTCGACTTCAAGAACCAGGTGCTCGCCAAGCTCTACAACCACCGCGCGGTGGTCGCCGAGCAGGTCGTCGAGGAGATGCTCGGCTACGCGGACCAGATCAAGGGCTACGTCGCCGACACCACGCTGATCCTCAACGACGCCATCGACGAGGGCAAGGTCGTCCTCTTCGAGGGCGGCCAGGGCACCCTCCTGGACGTCGACCACGGCACGTACCCCTTCGTGACCTCGTCGAACCCGACCGCCGGTGGCGCCTGCACCGGTGCCGGCGTCGGCCCGACGAAGATCAACCGGGTCATCGGCATCCTCAAGGCGTACACCACGCGCGTCGGCGCCGGCCCGTTCCCGACCGAGCTGTTCGACGAGGACGGCGAGGCGCTGCGCACCATCGGTGGCGAGCGCGGTGTGACCACCGGCCGGGACCGCCGCTGCGGCTGGTTCGACGCGGTCATCGCGCGCTACGCGACCCGTGTCAACGGCCTCACCGACTTCTTCCTGACCAAGCTGGACGTGCTGACCGGCTGGGAGCAGATCCCGGTCTGCGTCGCCTACGAGGTCGACGGCAAGCGGGTCGAGGAGCTGCCGCACAACCAGAGCGACTTCCACCACGCGAAGCCGGTCTACGAGATGCTGCCGGGCTGGTCCGAGGACATCACCAAGGCCAAGACCTTCGCCGAGCTCCCGAAGAACGCCCAGGCGTACGTCAAGGCGCTGGAGGACATGTCCGGCGCCCCGATCTCCGCGATCGGCGTCGGCCCGGGCCGTGACGAGACGATCCAGATCAACTCGTTCCTCGACTGA
- a CDS encoding GbsR/MarR family transcriptional regulator, which translates to MSEEQPVENRDDEAVAQFVERFAAQLADAGMPRMPARVFGCLLASDSGVLTSAEISERLQISPAAVSGAIRYLSQVGMVSREREPGSRRDRYRVHSDQWHEALTRKDSSLTRFEIALRDGVQSLGESSPAGRRVGETLAFFEFMQQELNVMMDRWRVHRDELRAQHEGDAADELRK; encoded by the coding sequence ATGAGCGAGGAGCAGCCTGTGGAAAACCGGGACGACGAGGCGGTCGCCCAGTTCGTGGAACGTTTCGCCGCGCAGCTGGCGGACGCGGGGATGCCGCGCATGCCCGCGCGGGTCTTCGGCTGCCTGCTCGCTTCCGACTCCGGCGTACTGACCTCGGCGGAGATCAGCGAGCGGCTGCAGATCAGCCCGGCCGCCGTCTCCGGCGCGATCCGCTATCTCTCGCAGGTCGGCATGGTCAGCCGCGAGCGTGAGCCCGGCTCCCGCCGCGACCGGTACCGCGTGCACAGCGACCAGTGGCACGAGGCCCTGACCCGCAAGGACAGCAGTCTCACGCGCTTCGAGATCGCGTTGCGCGACGGCGTGCAGAGCCTCGGCGAATCCTCACCGGCCGGCAGGCGGGTCGGCGAGACGCTCGCGTTCTTCGAGTTCATGCAGCAGGAGCTGAACGTGATGATGGACCGCTGGCGCGTGCACCGGGACGAGCTGCGTGCCCAGCACGAGGGCGACGCGGCGGACGAACTCCGGAAGTGA